The following proteins come from a genomic window of Achromobacter sp. AONIH1:
- a CDS encoding GNAT family N-acetyltransferase, whose protein sequence is MPDHLASLRMATLSAAETETLLPELAELLHASVHAGASVSFVLPYSPDDALAFWRDKVLPGVAGGGLLLVAAWQDGRLAGAVQLDCDTPPNQPHRAEVRKLLVHPDFRRQGIARALMAKVEALAVAAGRSLITLDTRTGDRAEPLYASLGYVTVGVIPGFSRDSHDAHRLDGTTIMYKQL, encoded by the coding sequence ATGCCCGACCATCTTGCCTCCCTGCGCATGGCCACGCTCTCGGCCGCCGAAACCGAAACCCTGCTGCCGGAACTGGCGGAGCTGCTGCACGCCAGCGTGCACGCGGGCGCCAGCGTCAGCTTCGTCCTGCCGTACAGCCCGGACGACGCGCTGGCGTTCTGGCGCGACAAGGTGCTGCCCGGCGTGGCCGGGGGCGGCCTGCTGTTGGTGGCCGCCTGGCAGGACGGCAGGCTGGCCGGCGCGGTGCAGCTCGATTGCGACACCCCGCCCAATCAACCGCACCGCGCCGAGGTGCGCAAGCTGCTGGTGCATCCGGATTTCCGGCGCCAGGGCATCGCGCGGGCCTTGATGGCAAAGGTCGAGGCGCTGGCCGTGGCTGCCGGGCGCAGCCTGATCACGCTGGACACGCGCACCGGCGATCGCGCCGAGCCTTTGTATGCCTCGCTGGGGTATGTGACGGTGGGCGTCATCCCGGGCTTCAGCCGCGATTCGCATGACGCGCACCGGCTGGACGGCACCACCATCATGTACAAGCAGCTGTAG
- a CDS encoding sugar phosphate isomerase/epimerase — translation MQTLKGPSIHLAQFSGADAPFNSLPAVAEWAAGLGFKALQVPAWDQRFFDVELAASSQDYCDEITGMLAGHGLVISELTTHIFGQLLAVHPAYDAMFDTFAPAPVRGNPAARTEWARRNLLLAARASRRLGLTEMGTFSGSFAWPYLFPFPQRPEGLIETAFDELARRWLPVLDACDEQDVNLCFEIHPSEDLHDGISFEMFHERVAGHARCGILFDPSHFVLQQLNYLDYLDIYKDHIRMFHVKDAEFNPTGRQGIYGGYQSWVDRAGRFRSLGDGQVDFKSIFSKLTQHGYQGWAALEWECCLKDQEAGAREGAAFIKQHIIPVTDKVFDDFAGAAISQAQINALLGIA, via the coding sequence ATGCAAACCCTCAAAGGCCCGAGCATCCACCTCGCGCAATTCAGCGGCGCCGACGCGCCGTTCAACAGCCTGCCCGCCGTCGCCGAATGGGCGGCGGGCCTGGGCTTCAAGGCCCTGCAGGTGCCGGCCTGGGACCAGCGCTTCTTCGACGTGGAACTGGCCGCGTCCAGCCAGGACTATTGCGACGAGATCACCGGCATGCTGGCCGGCCACGGCCTGGTCATCAGCGAACTGACCACGCACATCTTCGGCCAGCTGCTGGCCGTGCATCCGGCCTACGACGCGATGTTCGACACCTTCGCGCCGGCGCCGGTCCGAGGCAATCCGGCGGCGCGCACCGAATGGGCCAGGCGCAACCTGTTGCTGGCGGCGCGCGCGTCGCGCCGGCTGGGCCTGACCGAGATGGGCACGTTCTCGGGCTCCTTCGCCTGGCCCTACCTGTTCCCGTTTCCGCAGCGGCCGGAGGGATTGATCGAGACCGCGTTCGACGAACTGGCGCGGCGCTGGCTGCCGGTGCTGGATGCCTGCGACGAGCAGGACGTGAATCTGTGCTTCGAAATCCATCCCAGCGAAGACCTGCACGACGGCATCAGCTTCGAGATGTTCCACGAGCGCGTAGCCGGGCACGCGCGCTGCGGCATCCTGTTCGATCCCAGCCATTTCGTGCTGCAGCAGCTCAACTACCTGGACTACCTGGACATCTACAAGGACCACATCCGCATGTTCCATGTGAAGGACGCCGAGTTCAATCCGACCGGACGCCAGGGCATCTATGGCGGCTATCAATCCTGGGTCGACCGCGCCGGCCGCTTCCGCTCGCTGGGCGATGGCCAGGTGGATTTCAAGTCCATCTTCTCCAAGCTCACGCAGCACGGCTATCAAGGCTGGGCCGCGCTGGAGTGGGAATGCTGCCTGAAGGACCAGGAGGCCGGCGCGCGCGAAGGCGCGGCCTTCATCAAGCAACACATCATTCCGGTCACGGACAAGGTGTTCGACGATTTCGCCGGCGCCGCCATCAGCCAGGCCCAGATCAACGCGCTGCTGGGCATCGCCTGA
- a CDS encoding HAD family phosphatase encodes MTDFPFDAVLFDCDGVLVDSEPITSRVLAGMLTELGWAISTEETMRIFTGKAVRDEVALIEERTGARLSEAWLAEFRERRNQALDRDLVEIPGAPDAVRALHGILDGRIAVASGADRRKVEFQLAKVGIADCFDGRVFSGHEMPRSKPFPDVYLAAAESLGADPRRCAVVEDTVTGATAGVAAGATVFGYSPGGLGHSGADALRSVGVARVFTDMRDLPGLLADWTGHYLG; translated from the coding sequence ATGACAGACTTTCCTTTTGACGCCGTGCTGTTCGACTGCGACGGCGTGCTGGTCGATTCCGAACCCATCACCAGCCGCGTGCTGGCGGGCATGCTGACCGAGCTGGGCTGGGCCATCAGCACCGAAGAGACCATGCGCATTTTTACCGGAAAGGCGGTGCGCGATGAAGTGGCGCTGATCGAGGAGCGCACCGGGGCGCGCCTCAGCGAAGCCTGGCTGGCCGAGTTCCGCGAACGCCGCAACCAGGCGCTGGACCGCGACCTGGTCGAGATTCCGGGCGCGCCCGACGCGGTGCGCGCGCTGCACGGCATCCTGGACGGGCGCATCGCCGTGGCGTCCGGCGCCGATCGCCGCAAGGTCGAGTTCCAGCTGGCCAAGGTCGGCATCGCCGACTGCTTCGACGGCCGCGTGTTCAGCGGTCATGAAATGCCGCGCAGCAAGCCCTTCCCGGATGTGTACCTGGCGGCGGCCGAGTCGCTGGGCGCGGATCCGCGCCGCTGCGCGGTGGTCGAGGACACCGTCACCGGCGCCACCGCCGGCGTGGCGGCGGGCGCCACGGTGTTCGGCTACAGTCCGGGCGGCCTGGGCCATAGCGGCGCCGACGCGCTGCGCTCTGTGGGCGTGGCGCGCGTCTTCACCGACATGCGCGACCTGCCCGGCCTGCTGGCTGACTGGACCGGCCACTATCTGGGCTGA
- a CDS encoding helix-turn-helix domain-containing protein produces the protein MENNPEFDHGLDMRIASRLKGLRQERGWSLDELAGRAGVSRATLSRLENAEVSPTASVLGRLCAAYGLTMSRLMLMVEDDFAPLVPESAQPVWVDASAGFRRRSVSPPAAALAGEVLACELDAGARIEYPQPPRPNLEHHLLMLEGALHITVDGRRHGLRPGDCLRYQLAGASLFETPRDSGARYLLFIV, from the coding sequence ATGGAAAATAATCCCGAATTCGATCACGGCCTGGACATGCGCATCGCCTCGCGCCTGAAGGGCCTGCGCCAGGAACGCGGCTGGTCCCTGGACGAACTGGCCGGCCGGGCCGGCGTCAGCCGCGCCACGCTGTCGAGGCTGGAAAACGCCGAGGTCAGCCCCACGGCCAGCGTGCTGGGGCGGCTGTGCGCCGCCTACGGCCTGACCATGTCGCGGCTGATGCTGATGGTGGAAGACGACTTCGCGCCGCTGGTGCCCGAAAGCGCGCAGCCGGTCTGGGTCGATGCGAGCGCGGGCTTCCGGCGCCGCTCGGTCTCGCCGCCGGCGGCCGCGCTGGCCGGGGAAGTGCTGGCCTGCGAGCTGGACGCCGGTGCCCGCATCGAATACCCGCAGCCGCCGCGTCCGAATCTGGAACACCATCTGCTGATGCTGGAAGGCGCGCTGCACATCACCGTGGATGGCCGCCGCCACGGGCTGCGTCCGGGCGACTGCCTGCGCTACCAGCTGGCCGGAGCCAGCCTTTTCGAGACGCCGCGGGACAGCGGCGCCCGCTACCTGCTTTTCATCGTCTGA
- a CDS encoding phospholipase D family protein, translating into MFLARYLIMPILCLGLLAGCALPSQEQRSQSQALDPDAAAATPLGRAIAPVAAGHAGLSGIHPLADAHDAFAARMMLARAAERSLDVQYYIWRGDMTGMMLLEALHEAADRGVRVRLLLDDNGTSGLDRELAALDGHPNIEVRLYNPFALRWPKTLGYLTDFSRLNRRMHNKSFTADNQATIIGGRNVGDEYFGAANGVLFTDLDVLAIGAAVQDVSADFDRYWASDSAYPVARLLKPAEAGALDLLKRRADDMERSSDAAAYAEAMRALPFIRQLLKGELELEWAPTRMVSDDPRKTLGTAPPEAMLPHQLHEIIGKPAQSLDLVSPYFVPGESGTRAFSEMARAGVRVRVLTNSLEATDVAAVHSGYARRRADLLAGGVELFEMKRAAGGGRNKNLGPLGSSGSSLHAKTFAVDGQRIFVGSFNFDPRSARLNTELGFIIDSPRLASQISTAFTRDVPATAYRALLDERGKVYWLELRDDGQTVRYDSEPGASVWQRLSVWFISLLPVESLL; encoded by the coding sequence ATGTTCCTGGCTCGATACCTGATCATGCCGATTCTCTGCCTGGGCCTGCTGGCCGGCTGCGCCCTGCCCTCGCAGGAACAGCGCAGCCAGTCGCAGGCGCTCGATCCCGACGCGGCGGCGGCCACCCCGCTGGGCCGCGCCATCGCGCCCGTCGCCGCCGGCCACGCCGGCCTGTCCGGCATCCACCCGCTGGCCGACGCCCACGACGCCTTCGCCGCGCGCATGATGCTGGCGCGCGCCGCCGAGCGCAGCCTGGACGTGCAGTACTACATCTGGCGCGGCGACATGACCGGCATGATGCTGCTCGAAGCGCTGCACGAAGCCGCCGATCGTGGCGTGCGCGTGCGCCTGCTGCTGGACGACAACGGCACCTCGGGCCTGGACCGCGAGCTGGCCGCGCTGGACGGACATCCCAACATCGAAGTGCGGCTGTACAACCCCTTCGCGCTGCGCTGGCCCAAGACGCTGGGCTACCTGACCGACTTCAGCCGGCTCAACCGGCGCATGCACAACAAGTCCTTCACCGCCGACAACCAGGCCACCATCATCGGCGGCCGCAACGTCGGCGATGAATATTTCGGCGCCGCCAACGGCGTGCTGTTCACCGACCTGGACGTGCTGGCGATCGGCGCGGCGGTGCAGGACGTGTCCGCCGATTTCGACCGTTACTGGGCCAGCGACTCGGCCTATCCGGTGGCGCGCCTGCTCAAGCCGGCCGAGGCGGGCGCGCTGGACCTGCTCAAGCGGCGCGCCGACGACATGGAACGCTCGTCCGACGCCGCCGCCTATGCCGAGGCCATGCGCGCCCTGCCCTTCATCCGTCAGTTGCTCAAGGGCGAGCTGGAACTGGAATGGGCGCCCACGCGCATGGTCAGCGACGATCCGCGCAAGACCCTGGGCACCGCGCCGCCAGAGGCCATGCTGCCGCATCAGTTGCACGAGATCATCGGCAAGCCCGCCCAGTCGCTGGATCTGGTGTCGCCCTACTTCGTGCCCGGCGAATCCGGCACGCGCGCCTTCAGCGAAATGGCCCGCGCCGGCGTGCGGGTGCGCGTGCTGACCAACTCGCTGGAAGCCACCGACGTGGCGGCCGTGCACTCCGGCTACGCCAGGCGCCGCGCCGATCTGCTGGCGGGCGGGGTGGAGCTGTTCGAAATGAAGCGCGCCGCCGGCGGCGGACGCAACAAGAACCTGGGCCCGCTGGGCAGCTCCGGGTCCAGCCTGCACGCCAAGACCTTCGCGGTAGACGGCCAGCGCATCTTCGTCGGCTCGTTCAATTTTGATCCCCGCTCGGCCAGGCTCAACACCGAACTCGGCTTCATCATCGACAGTCCCAGGCTGGCCAGCCAGATCTCGACGGCCTTCACGCGCGACGTGCCGGCCACGGCCTATCGCGCGCTGCTGGACGAACGCGGCAAGGTCTACTGGCTGGAACTGCGCGACGACGGCCAGACCGTACGTTATGACAGCGAACCCGGCGCCAGCGTCTGGCAGCGCCTGTCGGTCTGGTTCATCTCGCTGCTGCCGGTGGAGTCCTTGCTGTAA
- a CDS encoding alpha/beta fold hydrolase, protein MTNFHQDIPSAGAEFAHRYVMVNGARLHCAIAGDGAPVLLVPGWPQTWFTWRHVMRALTGQGYMAIAVDPPGTGDSDRPAAGYDTGAVAATLHQLMRQLGHARYQVVGHDIGMWVAYALASDFPDAVSRLALTEAVIPGLAPEPTIFAPPDQNIFLWHFMFNRLPDLPEALIAGREQAYLTYMFDKWSHRRDRVAAQVYIDAYAAPGGLRAGFSYYRAIPETVRQNVERARRKLAMPVLAIGAEHATRDAPLITMRENAVDVRGAIIPDCGHFVTEECPDEFLAQLLPFLSRES, encoded by the coding sequence ATGACGAACTTTCATCAAGACATCCCCTCCGCCGGCGCGGAGTTCGCCCATCGCTACGTGATGGTGAACGGCGCGCGGCTGCATTGCGCCATCGCCGGCGACGGCGCGCCGGTGCTGCTGGTGCCCGGCTGGCCGCAAACGTGGTTCACCTGGCGCCACGTAATGCGCGCGCTGACGGGGCAGGGCTACATGGCCATCGCCGTGGACCCGCCGGGCACGGGCGATTCGGACCGTCCGGCCGCCGGCTATGACACGGGCGCCGTGGCGGCCACGCTGCATCAGCTGATGCGGCAGCTGGGCCATGCGCGCTATCAGGTCGTGGGCCACGACATCGGCATGTGGGTGGCCTATGCGCTGGCCAGCGACTTCCCGGACGCCGTCTCGCGGCTGGCGCTGACCGAGGCGGTGATCCCGGGCCTGGCGCCCGAGCCCACGATCTTCGCGCCGCCGGACCAGAACATCTTCCTGTGGCATTTCATGTTCAACCGGCTGCCCGACCTGCCGGAAGCGCTGATCGCCGGTCGCGAGCAGGCCTATCTGACCTATATGTTCGACAAGTGGTCGCACCGCCGCGACCGCGTGGCGGCGCAGGTCTATATCGACGCCTACGCGGCGCCGGGCGGCCTGCGCGCGGGCTTCTCCTACTACCGGGCGATTCCGGAAACGGTGCGGCAGAATGTCGAGCGCGCCCGGCGCAAACTGGCCATGCCGGTGCTGGCCATCGGCGCCGAGCATGCCACCCGCGACGCGCCGCTGATCACCATGCGCGAGAATGCGGTGGATGTGCGCGGCGCCATCATTCCCGACTGCGGCCACTTCGTCACGGAAGAATGCCCGGACGAGTTCCTGGCGCAGCTGTTGCCGTTCCTGTCGCGGGAGAGCTGA
- the alkB gene encoding DNA oxidative demethylase AlkB: MNLDLFDEADPQPARSESIGPRSVVLRGYALPVADALLQSLDEVIRQSPFRRMETPGGHLMSVALSNCGRLGWTTDHDGYRYTPADPLSGRPWPDMPPAFAALGREAAAAAGFAGFEPDACLLNRYEPGARMSLHQDRNERDFSAPIVSVSLGMPAVFLFGGLARSDPAARVPLFHGDVVVWGGADRLRFHGVLPLKDRPHPRLGSLRLNLTLRKAG, translated from the coding sequence ATGAACCTGGATCTTTTCGACGAGGCCGACCCCCAGCCCGCCCGCAGCGAATCCATCGGCCCGCGATCCGTGGTGCTGCGCGGCTACGCCCTGCCCGTCGCCGACGCCCTGCTGCAATCCCTGGACGAAGTGATCCGGCAGTCGCCGTTCCGACGCATGGAAACCCCCGGCGGCCATCTGATGTCTGTCGCACTGAGCAATTGCGGCCGGCTGGGCTGGACCACGGACCACGACGGCTACCGCTACACGCCGGCCGACCCGCTGTCGGGGCGGCCCTGGCCCGACATGCCGCCGGCCTTCGCCGCCCTGGGACGCGAGGCCGCCGCCGCGGCCGGCTTTGCCGGCTTCGAACCGGACGCCTGCCTGCTCAACCGCTACGAGCCGGGCGCGCGCATGTCCTTGCACCAGGACCGCAACGAGCGCGATTTCAGCGCGCCCATCGTGTCGGTGTCGCTGGGCATGCCGGCGGTGTTTCTTTTCGGTGGCCTGGCGCGCTCGGACCCCGCCGCCCGCGTGCCGCTGTTCCACGGCGACGTGGTGGTCTGGGGTGGCGCGGACCGCCTGCGTTTCCACGGCGTGCTGCCGCTGAAGGACAGGCCGCATCCGCGCCTGGGCAGCCTGCGTCTGAACCTCACGCTGCGCAAGGCGGGTTGA
- a CDS encoding VOC family protein, which yields MHALGRLVILVTDYDTAIAFYQDKLGMEVFVDMAVGAQRYVHLRLPEQPSVGVWLLQAQTQAQRDRVGDQTGGQPVGVFYTSDTRRDHARFAAQGVRFTREPVEDAVAVYAHFIDLYGNEFVLVQLK from the coding sequence ATGCACGCGCTGGGCCGACTCGTCATCCTGGTCACCGACTACGACACCGCGATCGCCTTCTACCAGGACAAGCTGGGCATGGAGGTCTTCGTCGACATGGCCGTCGGCGCCCAGCGCTACGTGCACCTGCGCCTGCCCGAGCAGCCCTCGGTGGGCGTATGGCTGCTGCAGGCGCAAACGCAGGCGCAGCGCGACCGCGTGGGCGACCAGACCGGCGGCCAGCCGGTGGGCGTGTTCTACACCAGCGACACGCGCCGCGATCACGCGCGCTTCGCCGCGCAAGGCGTGCGTTTCACGCGCGAGCCCGTCGAGGACGCCGTCGCGGTGTACGCGCATTTCATCGATCTGTACGGCAACGAATTCGTACTCGTGCAACTGAAGTGA
- a CDS encoding short-chain dehydrogenase/reductase, which produces MDLQLEGKRVLITGASKGIGLAAALAFAREGASPTLVGRDPAALRAAADAVSARTGMPAACVALDLGRADAPQELLRQAGPVDILVNNAGAVPGGALDQVDDERWLAGWELKVHGYIRLARLYYPLMREAGAGVIANVIGMAGSAPRADYICGAAANASLIAFTRALGGEAPRHGVRVFGLNPSRTRTDRVLTLARQRAQARWGDETRWQETLSGLPFGRLMEPGEVADMLAFCASPRAGYLSGTVIDLDGGEQYAG; this is translated from the coding sequence ATGGACCTGCAGCTTGAAGGCAAACGCGTGCTCATCACGGGCGCGTCCAAGGGCATCGGGCTGGCGGCGGCGCTGGCCTTCGCCCGCGAAGGCGCCAGTCCCACCCTGGTCGGCCGCGACCCGGCCGCGCTGCGCGCGGCCGCCGACGCGGTCTCCGCCCGGACCGGCATGCCCGCCGCCTGCGTGGCGCTGGACCTGGGACGCGCCGACGCGCCGCAGGAACTGCTGCGCCAGGCAGGCCCCGTCGACATCCTGGTCAACAATGCCGGCGCCGTGCCAGGCGGCGCACTGGATCAGGTGGACGACGAACGCTGGCTCGCGGGCTGGGAACTGAAAGTGCACGGCTATATCCGGCTGGCGCGCCTGTACTACCCGCTGATGCGCGAGGCCGGCGCCGGCGTGATCGCCAACGTGATCGGCATGGCCGGCTCGGCGCCGCGCGCCGACTATATCTGCGGCGCCGCGGCCAATGCCTCGCTGATCGCCTTCACCCGCGCGCTGGGCGGCGAGGCTCCGCGCCACGGCGTGCGCGTCTTCGGCCTGAATCCCTCGCGCACGCGCACCGACCGCGTACTCACGCTGGCGCGCCAGCGCGCCCAGGCGCGCTGGGGTGACGAAACGCGCTGGCAGGAAACGCTGTCGGGCCTGCCGTTCGGCCGCCTGATGGAACCCGGCGAAGTGGCCGACATGCTGGCGTTCTGCGCCTCGCCGCGCGCCGGCTACCTGAGCGGCACGGTCATCGACCTGGACGGCGGCGAGCAATACGCCGGTTGA
- a CDS encoding alpha/beta hydrolase, translating to MALDPKIDAYLARLSSTATPMSLVEMRAATETSLGALHGPLEDVADVRTYLAPGHDGAPLRVRAYTPAGAPPGAVLPALVYAHGGGWFLCSLELYDNPCRALANATGCMVLSVDYRLAPEHKFPVPVEDFYCALRWVCEQASMLGVDPARIAVGGDSAGGNLAAAAAIMARDRGGPRIAHQLLCYPVLDHSFSTDSYRAYGQNFFLTEETMRYCWFTYLLNEQDGDSPYASPLRAADLTGLPPATVLVCEYDPLRDEGEAYARRLREAGVDACDHRLPGMVHACIHMLGLTPAARHLFELAGGALRAAFESEPQAA from the coding sequence ATGGCGCTGGATCCGAAGATCGATGCCTACCTGGCGCGGCTGTCCTCGACCGCCACGCCGATGTCCCTGGTGGAAATGCGCGCGGCCACCGAGACCAGCCTGGGCGCGCTGCACGGCCCGCTGGAAGACGTGGCTGACGTGCGCACCTACTTGGCGCCGGGCCACGACGGCGCGCCCCTGCGCGTGCGCGCTTACACGCCGGCGGGCGCGCCGCCCGGCGCCGTGCTGCCTGCGCTGGTGTATGCGCATGGCGGAGGCTGGTTCCTGTGCTCGCTGGAACTCTATGACAACCCGTGCCGCGCGCTGGCCAATGCCACCGGCTGCATGGTGCTGTCCGTGGACTACCGGCTGGCGCCGGAGCACAAGTTCCCGGTGCCGGTCGAGGACTTCTATTGCGCGCTGCGCTGGGTCTGCGAGCAGGCCAGCATGCTGGGCGTGGACCCGGCGCGCATCGCGGTGGGCGGCGACAGCGCCGGCGGCAACCTGGCGGCGGCCGCCGCCATCATGGCGCGCGACCGTGGCGGCCCCAGGATCGCGCACCAGCTGCTGTGCTATCCCGTGTTGGACCATTCCTTCAGCACCGATTCGTATCGCGCCTATGGGCAGAATTTCTTCCTGACGGAAGAGACGATGCGCTACTGCTGGTTCACCTACCTGCTCAACGAGCAGGACGGCGACTCGCCCTACGCATCGCCGCTGCGCGCGGCGGACCTGACGGGCCTGCCGCCGGCGACCGTGCTGGTATGCGAGTACGACCCGCTGCGCGACGAGGGCGAGGCCTATGCGCGCCGGCTGCGCGAGGCCGGGGTCGATGCGTGCGACCATCGCCTGCCGGGCATGGTCCATGCGTGCATCCACATGCTGGGCTTGACGCCGGCGGCGCGGCATCTGTTCGAACTGGCGGGCGGCGCGCTGCGCGCCGCCTTTGAGTCCGAGCCGCAAGCGGCCTAG
- a CDS encoding TetR/AcrR family transcriptional regulator, producing MAGRPREFDRDLALQQAMLAFWQHGYEGTSMADLVAATGLASARLYAAFGSKEDLFREAVARYEEGDGAFAEKALQAGDVRSAVEHMLRDAVLTYTRRGRPQGCMVVSAATNYAAANEPVMSWLATHRKARTQSVVDRIAAAARDGELAPGTDIQALGDYYAAVLHGLSVQARDGVGKARLLALIGPALAPLDAALR from the coding sequence ATGGCAGGCAGACCCAGGGAATTCGACCGCGATCTCGCGCTGCAGCAGGCGATGCTCGCCTTCTGGCAGCACGGCTATGAAGGCACGTCGATGGCCGATCTGGTCGCGGCCACCGGGCTCGCGTCGGCGCGGCTGTATGCGGCGTTCGGATCCAAGGAAGACCTGTTCCGCGAAGCCGTGGCGCGCTATGAGGAGGGCGATGGCGCCTTTGCCGAAAAGGCGTTGCAGGCGGGCGACGTACGCAGCGCGGTCGAGCACATGCTGCGCGATGCCGTGCTGACGTACACGCGGCGCGGCCGTCCCCAGGGTTGCATGGTGGTGTCCGCCGCGACCAACTACGCGGCCGCCAACGAGCCGGTGATGAGCTGGCTGGCGACGCATCGCAAGGCGCGCACGCAGTCCGTCGTCGACCGCATCGCCGCCGCCGCGCGGGACGGTGAACTCGCTCCCGGCACGGACATACAGGCCCTGGGCGATTACTACGCCGCCGTGTTGCACGGCCTGTCGGTGCAAGCGCGCGATGGCGTGGGCAAGGCCAGGCTGCTCGCCCTGATCGGACCCGCCCTCGCGCCGCTGGACGCGGCCTTGCGCTAG